In a genomic window of Pedobacter sp. KBS0701:
- a CDS encoding integrase core domain-containing protein — translation MNASIRRELLNAYIFHSLDDVRQKVEEWMVDYNYHRPHQALNFKSPVDLLQEI, via the coding sequence TTGAATGCAAGTATCAGAAGAGAATTGTTAAATGCCTACATATTTCACTCCCTGGATGATGTAAGGCAGAAAGTAGAGGAATGGATGGTGGATTACAATTACCATCGACCACACCAGGCATTGAACTTCAAATCTCCAGTAGATTTATTGCAGGAAATTTGA
- a CDS encoding DDE-type integrase/transposase/recombinase, translating into MKLNIRRRAKKRLPERVKKPLFVPGTVNEVWSMDFMNDALWNGRKFKLLNIADDYNRDMLAMEIDYSLPALRVIRALDDLKQYRELPKKIRMDNGPEFISHKRNEWAKENDVELVLSSQESQHRTHI; encoded by the coding sequence ATGAAGCTTAATATCCGCCGCAGGGCAAAGAAGAGGCTGCCAGAAAGAGTTAAAAAACCCCTGTTCGTGCCAGGAACAGTAAATGAGGTATGGTCCATGGATTTTATGAATGATGCGCTCTGGAATGGAAGGAAATTTAAGTTGCTGAACATCGCAGACGATTACAATAGAGATATGCTTGCTATGGAGATAGATTATTCACTTCCGGCATTGCGAGTTATAAGAGCCTTGGATGACCTAAAACAATATAGGGAGCTTCCAAAAAAAATAAGAATGGATAATGGGCCTGAGTTCATCTCACATAAGCGGAATGAATGGGCAAAGGAAAACGATGTTGAACTGGTTTTATCCAGCCAGGAGAGCCAACACAGAACGCATATATAG
- a CDS encoding SDR family NAD(P)-dependent oxidoreductase has protein sequence MNILTNKVAVITGASKGIGAAIAKHFAAAGAKVVVNYASSKEAADQVVKAITDKGGTAITVQADVSKEADVNRLFEETNSAFGGLDILVNNVVYQGYAPIELISGETFHNSFNVNVLGPILTIQAALKLFGDKGGNIINISSGASKMPLPGASLYSATKAALDAITIALSKELGAQNVRINSILPGATETEGATAAGVTAGSDYEKMFIANTPLGRRGRPEDIAKAAVFLASDDAAWITGEQISVSGGMYGF, from the coding sequence ATGAATATATTAACAAACAAAGTAGCCGTAATTACGGGTGCTTCCAAAGGAATTGGCGCAGCCATCGCCAAACACTTTGCGGCGGCAGGCGCAAAGGTGGTGGTTAATTATGCTTCCAGTAAAGAGGCCGCGGATCAAGTGGTGAAAGCCATCACCGATAAGGGCGGCACTGCCATTACTGTACAGGCCGATGTATCAAAAGAAGCAGATGTAAACAGGTTGTTTGAAGAAACCAATTCGGCATTCGGCGGCTTGGATATATTAGTCAATAACGTTGTTTATCAGGGATACGCTCCTATAGAATTGATTTCAGGAGAAACTTTTCATAATAGTTTCAATGTGAATGTGCTGGGCCCGATATTGACCATTCAGGCAGCGTTGAAATTATTTGGAGATAAAGGAGGCAATATTATTAATATCAGTTCGGGCGCCAGCAAAATGCCGCTTCCGGGTGCTTCTTTGTACTCGGCCACTAAAGCGGCATTAGATGCCATCACGATCGCTTTGTCGAAAGAACTGGGTGCACAAAACGTTCGCATCAATTCGATTTTGCCGGGCGCTACGGAAACCGAAGGTGCGACTGCAGCGGGGGTGACCGCCGGCAGCGACTACGAAAAAATGTTTATCGCCAATACGCCGCTTGGCCGCAGGGGCCGGCCCGAAGATATAGCCAAAGCTGCGGTATTTCTGGCTTCCGATGATGCCGCCTGGATAACGGGAGAACAAATTTCCGTGTCAGGTGGTATGTATGGTTTTTAA
- a CDS encoding NADPH-dependent F420 reductase, protein MSNSAKKAASYAIIGFGQIGKALARAFARKGIKVSVATTRDPGSFAADATAIGREIDPTILAEAVKADVIFLAVRFESHHEVAKALPNWEGKTIVDVTNAYGVAPEQLGGLPSAQFVAQAFTGGKLVKGFNHLIAAILDQDPAVQGGSRVVFLTSDDEAATAEISALAEKLGFAPVNLGGLSEGGLLVQAQGKNWGKLIFQDLVKFKS, encoded by the coding sequence ATGAGTAATTCAGCAAAAAAAGCAGCAAGCTATGCTATTATCGGCTTCGGCCAAATCGGTAAGGCCCTGGCCAGGGCATTCGCCCGCAAGGGTATCAAAGTATCCGTTGCCACCACTCGCGACCCGGGAAGCTTTGCAGCCGATGCGACCGCTATAGGCCGGGAGATCGATCCGACAATATTAGCGGAAGCCGTCAAGGCCGACGTTATCTTTTTGGCTGTGCGTTTCGAATCGCACCACGAAGTCGCAAAGGCACTGCCCAACTGGGAAGGCAAAACCATTGTTGACGTTACCAATGCCTACGGCGTAGCTCCTGAGCAGTTGGGTGGACTGCCTTCTGCCCAATTCGTGGCGCAGGCCTTCACTGGTGGCAAACTGGTTAAAGGCTTCAATCATTTGATCGCCGCTATTCTTGACCAGGATCCGGCCGTACAGGGTGGCAGTAGAGTCGTGTTCCTGACGAGCGACGATGAGGCCGCCACCGCAGAGATCTCTGCGCTCGCCGAAAAACTCGGTTTCGCGCCGGTAAATCTGGGTGGGCTTTCGGAGGGCGGACTGCTGGTGCAGGCTCAAGGAAAGAACTGGGGTAAACTCATCTTTCAGGACCTGGTAAAGTTCAAATCTTAA
- a CDS encoding SDR family NAD(P)-dependent oxidoreductase, with protein MSRLKNKVALITGGNSGIGLGIAEAFKNEGAKGVIVGRNEETLASAAVVLGDDFIAINGDVTNLADLERVFAAAAEKFGKIDVIVANAGGGAVGTVATTSEADFDQAIDLNLKSVYFTVQKALPYMNDGGSIILIGSNAAHRAYANFTLYGAAKAAVIFLAKAFSSDLLDRKIRANVITPGTTDTPAFDKFVPAEQMEAVKKHFADQMPIGRIGQPSDIAKTAVFLASDDSSFMLGAELLVDGGMTYLSK; from the coding sequence ATGAGTAGATTAAAAAATAAAGTGGCCCTGATCACTGGCGGTAACAGCGGTATCGGATTGGGTATTGCTGAAGCATTTAAAAACGAAGGTGCGAAAGGTGTTATCGTCGGCAGGAACGAGGAAACACTAGCGAGTGCCGCGGTAGTATTGGGCGATGATTTTATCGCTATTAATGGTGACGTAACCAATTTGGCCGACCTGGAAAGGGTGTTTGCGGCAGCCGCTGAAAAATTTGGTAAAATAGACGTGATCGTAGCTAACGCCGGTGGCGGCGCTGTAGGAACAGTAGCAACGACCAGCGAAGCCGACTTTGACCAGGCTATTGACCTGAACCTGAAAAGTGTTTACTTCACGGTGCAAAAGGCACTGCCCTATATGAATGATGGTGGCTCCATTATTTTGATCGGTTCAAATGCCGCACATCGGGCCTACGCCAATTTTACGCTGTATGGGGCTGCCAAAGCGGCGGTGATCTTTTTAGCCAAAGCCTTTTCAAGCGACCTGTTAGACCGCAAGATCAGGGCAAATGTCATCACGCCAGGTACCACAGATACCCCGGCATTTGACAAATTTGTTCCCGCAGAACAAATGGAAGCGGTAAAAAAACACTTTGCAGATCAAATGCCGATAGGCAGGATCGGGCAACCTTCCGACATTGCTAAAACTGCGGTCTTTCTGGCCTCTGATGATTCTTCTTTTATGTTGGGTGCCGAACTCCTGGTAGATGGAGGTATGACCTATTTATCCAAATAA
- a CDS encoding helix-turn-helix domain-containing protein: MKDERFCNSNCPFTRAIGTVGNKWKPIIINVIGNRTVRFGQLDTIIPLISRKVLTEQLKELEEDGLLERLAYKELPPRVEYKLSEKGLAFLPILEHIKEWNLKYEVAPINLETDKKSRINYAG; this comes from the coding sequence ATGAAAGACGAAAGATTTTGCAATTCGAATTGCCCGTTTACGAGGGCTATCGGCACTGTTGGAAATAAATGGAAGCCGATAATTATCAACGTCATCGGCAACCGTACGGTTCGTTTTGGTCAGCTCGATACCATCATACCCCTGATTTCCAGAAAAGTATTAACCGAACAACTCAAAGAGCTGGAAGAAGATGGACTATTGGAAAGACTAGCCTATAAGGAACTGCCGCCAAGAGTAGAGTATAAGTTGTCTGAAAAGGGCCTGGCATTTCTGCCGATATTAGAACACATCAAAGAATGGAATTTAAAATATGAGGTAGCTCCGATTAACCTGGAGACCGATAAAAAAAGCAGGATAAATTATGCCGGATAG
- a CDS encoding LytTR family DNA-binding domain-containing protein, whose product MLATTNPLEAMEYCQNSDIDLIFLDIQMPKLDGIEIMRLINNRYNIIVTSAYSEYAILGFEHNIVDYMLKPITLGRFLAAISKARDKLDAKQAIARHDNFVYLKVEQRMHRINFDEILYAQGLRDYVLLHFDSSKIPDNEGTNGYSTNQVFCKDT is encoded by the coding sequence ATGTTAGCGACTACAAATCCTCTGGAAGCTATGGAGTACTGTCAGAATTCGGATATTGATCTGATATTCCTTGATATACAAATGCCAAAGTTAGACGGAATTGAAATAATGAGACTGATAAATAATCGCTACAATATCATAGTAACAAGTGCATATAGTGAATATGCTATACTTGGCTTTGAACATAATATTGTCGACTACATGTTAAAACCAATTACATTGGGTAGATTTTTAGCCGCAATATCAAAGGCGAGAGATAAGCTAGATGCCAAGCAAGCTATCGCACGACATGATAATTTCGTATATCTAAAGGTTGAACAGCGCATGCATCGCATAAATTTTGATGAAATTCTTTATGCCCAAGGATTAAGGGATTATGTACTTCTCCATTTCGATAGTAGTAAAATTCCAGACAATGAAGGGACTAATGGATATTCTACCAACCAAGTCTTTTGTAAGGATACATAA
- a CDS encoding LytTR family transcriptional regulator DNA-binding domain-containing protein gives MDILPTKSFVRIHKSYIVAISKVEQIHKDYIVVNNTIIPIGEYYREDFLRQILNS, from the coding sequence ATGGATATTCTACCAACCAAGTCTTTTGTAAGGATACATAAATCTTATATTGTCGCTATTAGCAAAGTTGAACAGATACATAAAGATTATATTGTAGTCAACAATACTATAATACCAATAGGAGAGTATTATAGAGAAGATTTTTTGAGGCAAATTTTAAATAGTTGA